The Bacteroidales bacterium genome includes the window TGTAAAAATAACTCCAATAAGTTTGTAATGCTCCAATATAAGACTTTGTTGCAGCGTCCTTTTCCGAATCTGCAATATTTAGATCCGTAACACTTACTTTTCCGTTCAGGTATCGTTGACGGGATACCTCATACCCCTTCTGGGCGATCGTATCGGCTTTGGCAGCAATACGGAGTTGATCTTCCTGCATATTGAACTGCATCACCTGTAAATATATCTCCTGCCGAAAATCAGTTTCGGCCTGTTGCATTTGTGTTTCCACCATTTCCATGTTTGATTTAGCGTTGCGGTAGCGGTCTTTTGCCTGATTCCAGTCAAGTATAGGGACAGTGATGCTTAATGCAACACCTTCCTGGTCATCGAACTTAGGCTTATAGGCATCTTTGAATTCATATCCAGTCTTGTTTAAACCAAATGAAGCATTCAGATTCATGGTGATACCTTTATTGGCCTTAGCGCTTGCCATACTTTGTTCTGCTTCAAGTATCCGTCTGTTATAAGAAATGATATCAGGACTTTGATCCAAAGCGTATTCCAGAGCTTTGTTATAAGGTATTTTCATGGATGGGACTTCTGGATTGATTTCCAATTCTATGTCAATATTGTCTTTAAAACCCAAAAAAGAACGCAATCGGCTTTGCCTTACCTCAATATTCATTTTTGCATTATTCAGATTGCTTTCAGCCTGCATATATCTGAGTTCCATCTGCAATAACGCATCTTCGGCAATGGTACCGATCTGATATCTCCCTTTGGCGATTTCATATAGTTCACCTGCATTTTTATAATTGGTTTCGGCCATCCTTAATTCGATCTGAGCCTGAGCTAAGGCAAAGAAATAACTTACAGCGTTGGATGCAACCTGTTCCATCGAAACTATGTAATTTTGTTTGGCTTCCTGAAATTTTAAAGGTTCGATTTTCTTTTGCCATTTTAAAGAATTATATCCATTCAGGGGTTGCCGGAGCTGTAATTTAATAGGGGCGGTAGTATATTGACGGGCCTCATCAGAGTCGTCATTCATGTTATGGAATCGTGAGAAATCTGAGTTTAGGGATATATTTCCTCCAGTCCATCCGATATTTTGCGATAGAGATAATCCGGCTGTGGTGGAAAATGTATTTGTCTCGACCTCACGGGTTTGATATTCTTCATTTACAACGCTTTCTACCTGTCTTATGGAATGATTATAAGTAGTTGGGCTTGTATTTAATGTAAGTTTAGGCAAATAATCGGCTTTATATGCCCGAAAACTATAATAACTGGCCCGGAAACTATGTTTGGCCGCAATTCCATCCAAAGATTGGTCTTTGGCCAACTGGATCACTTCATCCAATGTGAATATGTACTTTGTATTGTTGTTTTGCTGCGCTGTCAAATTCAGGGAAAGAGAGGTCAGGTAGCCCAATAAGATCCAATAAAACCGATTCATTTGTTATATGTTATAAGGTAATATGATAAAATTCCAAATATGCTAATTTTATGCCTAAATTACATTCTACTGAATGCTAATAAAATATATTTTTTTCAAACAATAAGAACTGTTGCAAATCCGAACACCTTGTTGCACTTCCGAACATATCTCTATTCATACCTGAGCGATTCGATAGGATCTCTCTTTGATGCTCTTTTAGCGGGAGAATATCCGAAGATGATCCCGATCGTCGCGGAAAACAGAAATGAAACGAGTATGGATGTAAAAGAAACAATGGTAAGTATCCCGGAAAACTTAGTGATCAGCCATGATGCTACGACTCCGACAATAACACCTATTAATCCACCGATAACACTGATAAGCACCGCTTCAGACAAGAACTGGACAATGATGTCCTTTTTCTTGGCGCCGATCGCCATACGCGTACCTATTTCCTTAATGCGTTCCATGACCGATGCAAACATAATGTTCATGATCCCGATACCTCCAACCAAAAGAGAGATACCGGCGATCGCACCTAAAACGATATTAAAAATTTCATTGGTCCTTCGTTGTTGTTTTAATAATAATTCCGGTACGGTGATCTCAAAATCCTTCACATCCGAGTGGCGACGAAGCAACATCCGGCTCAACACATCTACGGTAGGTGTGATTTGTTCCGTTTCTTGAACCTGTACCACGATCCTGTCCAGCTGATGATAATTTTTCTGGGTCTCGGAAGTGCTAACGGAAGCAACCATACGACCTCTGCGGACAGTTGTACCCGTACTTTTCTGATTGGCCAGCGCCCTGTTCTTGAAACGCATCAACATTGTTTTTGCCGGGATATAAATATTATCGTTGATAACATTCACTCCTGTCTGCTGATGGCCGGTGACAGAAATACTATTCCGTTGTAATACCCCTATGATCTTAAGCCACACATCACCGAATTTTATGTACTGTCCGATAGGTTCGCTCTGGCTGAAAAAACGGCTCCGGATGTTGGCTCCGATCACACATACGGCCAAACCGTTTTCTTCCTGGTGGACATCAAAAATGGTTCCTTTCTCCAGGGGAATATCATATAATTGGAAAAACTCCTTTGAAATACCTACTATTTTTGCCTGTTCCCGGATTCCATGCTGGATCACATATGAGTTAAAAGTGATCTCAGGACTGGTCACTTTCACGGACGGTACAAATTTCTGGATGGCATGTAAATCATCAATCGTCAGACCTCTGGAGAATTTTTTCTTTTGTCCCGCATCTGCAGACGATTCTTCTCCGGAACTTTCTTCTTCTTCCTGGGGTAATAAAGGGCTGATTACGATATTATTTACCCCCACCATTTTAATTTGTTCCAGAATCTCTTGTTGTGCACCATTACCAATGGCCATCATGCTAATCACCGCCGCTACTCCGAAAATGATGCCGAGCGCAGTAAGTATCGAACGTAATTTATTGGATAAAATAGATTCGACGGCTATTAGTATATCATGCAAATATCTTTTGAAAAAAAGCATGTTTCTTATTTTAAATCGTCAAACCATTAATTTAAATTTCCTACTGGTTGAGGCGTTCCCTGTGGCATTGGACCTCCACGGCGACCTCCGTTTTGACGTTTTTTCTGTTCTTCTTCAGCCTTACGCTCCATTTCTTCCTTTTCTTTTTTCTTCAGAAGTGCCCGTTCCTTGATGATCGGGATCAGGTCTTCTCCTGTTAATTTCCAGTTTTCGGAATTTTCAGGGACGGATATATGTACTTTATCTCCTACATTCAATCCTTGTTCGACGACTACCTGGTTTTCGTTCGATTCACCAAGAACTACTACTTGTTTTGTGTTGTTTTTAGTATATACAAAAGGAATACTGTCCTGACTGAAAACAGCGTCAAGCGATACGAATTTTACGTCCTGCAGGGTGTTGATCACTATAGCGTTGCTGGTGGTCATGGAAGGCCTTAGGATCGGGTCGTATTCATTGACCTGGATAGTTACTTCAAAAACCTTTGCATCGGTGTTGGCCAATTGTTCTCCGATATTGGCTACCTGCGTTATTGATCCGGTAAATTTCTTTTCGGGAAAGGCATCTACACCGATCCGTACCTGTTGCCCGGCTTTTACCTTGCTGATGTCGATCTCATTAACGTATGTTTTCGAAATCATTACGGATAAATCAGGCAGGGTGGCTACAATCAGGTCCCACGGACTGATCGTAGATCCCGTTTTACGTTTTTGTCCGCCCCATTCGCGAAAATAAATCACCATCCCTTTTTTGGGTGCACGGATGGTAAACATCTCCAAGACATCCAGCATTTGCTGGCGACGTCTCAGATGCCTGCTCAGGTTGATGTCGGCATCATTCATGTTGGCTTTTGCCTGTTGTACCTTTAGCCTGTAGTTGGCTTCTGACTGAGCCAATGAACGCTGGGCTTTATCTACATCTATCTGTGCCTGGCGTATAGTGGCCGGCGGTTCGAATTTCGACTGTTCAAGTTTGATTTCAGCTTCTTCTACGGCAAATTGCTTGTTGAGCAAATCATCCCGTAAACCTTGTAATGTCATTGTGGTATCCAGGCGGGTAGTAAGACACTTTGACTCTGCCTGTTCTATCGCATCTTTTACATCTTCCAATGAATTGGCGGCAGTAGTCCTGTCCAATGTCGCTACAATTTGTCCGGAATCAACCACAGTCCCTTCTGCTATTAAATCCTGGATTTTGTAATCTCCAAAACGGAAAACACCACTGCGAAGTTCAGCCGGCGCCATTATATTTTCAGAATTCTTGGCTTGCAGCTCGCCGGTAACAGTAACCAGCACTTCAAATTCACCTCCCATTACTTCACTCATCAGTGCGACATCCGCTTTTTTTCTGGAACGGCTGAACCACACTATGGCTATTATGATCAATATTGCAGCAACACCCCACCAGATATACCTTTTCTTCATTCAAAAACTTGTTAAAATTAAGATTACAATTATTTATCTACAAATTAAATGTAAATCAAGAGCCTATATTAGACGCAACAAAAATATCATTTCTGCCATTGCTTTACAACTGGAAAAACAAGACTGTTTATTTTTTTTTCAACAATCAATGTGTAAAAATCGTTTAAGTGTTTGTTATTCAATATGCATAAGACTATTAGGAAATGTCGTTGTTTATCGTTATTTAACGTTATTTAACGGTTTTTATATTGAAAATTTTATTGACAAGTATTAAATCATAATTGGCTGATACTATCCCGGCTTAAGACAATTAAAAAGTTCCGGGATTCAGGGTTCGTCCTGCCCAATTCCGGATAATAGTATCATATGATTTTAACGATTGCTTAACAGTCGAAATAAAAATGGAGTTCTTTCATTTGAATTCGGGACAAGTTATTTTCTTTGATGGGAAATTGTTTTAATGAAAAAGTCCTGTAGTAGACTCTGTAAGGATTAGACTCGTTATCGCATTGTAAAATAATCAGCACTTGTTAAGGTCAGAGCCCGGTATTTGTACTTTTATGAATTGACGTCTGGAAACTGGTCAAGTATTGTTCTTAGCTTAAAAGCAATCATGGAGATCATCGATATTTTTGACAAAGCGGATATGGCCGATTCCGGAATATTCGTCTTCTCCGGATGATCCTTCTTCTCCATAACCGGAAGCTGTGGAAACATACATGGCTAAATGGGTTGGTTGTTTGGGGTAACATAGTGAACCATCCATCCAACGGCAAAAATTATTGTCTTGATATCCGTTTACCTGATTATTGATGATTTCTTCCACAGGAATACGGGCCATATGATAGCCTGAGATATAACCGTTATCAGCGGATGGATAAATTTTCCCCTGATAATTGGTTTTTGATACGTGCTCGTCATGACCAATGAAGAAATATACAAACACATATTTATCATACATGGATAAATCCAGATGATCAAAAATAATATCTAACATGACCTGATGGTCTGATTTGTCACTTTGTCTCCAAGTGATGGATTTGATTCCTGCTGTTGACTTGGGATAGATCTTGTATGTATCTAACTTAATTGCAGATAAATCCCGGCTTGTATTTTCGCTTACAGAGAATTGAAGGATATCTGAACCAGGTTTACTATAATAGCGATCATCGGATATTTTTACATAATAAATACCCGGAGACAGATTATCTACGATATATATTCCATTTTGATCCGTAACGGTTTCTTTGATGATATAATGATCAGTGTTGAATATTTTTACCGAAACGTGATCCGCTGTGCCGATTTTATCCCCGCTTATGTGGTATACCTCTACATTTCCCGTGATCTGGTTTTTTAGCGTGGAGTCGGTTTTTTTGGTACATGTGATCATCCATCCGACCAAAATGGTAACCATAAATATTCTTATAATTTTCATGAGATATATCGTGTGTTTATATTTACGTAAAAAATAGTAATTAGTTACATTATCAGTTAAATATCTGTACGTTGGGACGAAAACTACCCTTACCTGCCGGGGTTTGGCAATCAGGAGTATGCTTTTTGCTTATATTTGCCGCTGGCAATGGAGGAAAATCCTTAAAAGATATCTCATGAAGCCGGTCTTTTTATCTTCATTGGGTCATTGATCTTATGAAAATACCGGTATATTGATAAAATGTAGGAGTTTCCTAAAAGTCTTTATATTGTCTATAATTTGAGTATTGACCTAATTAATCATATGATCGTTCATGTTACGGAATATCTTATTCATTGTTTTTCCTGTTATTTTTTTGATCCATGCATGTGTCAATCCTTCCCGGCAGATCTATGATCTTCGTTGTGAGAATTTGGAAAATCCCTTGAGTATCACTCATACAACCCCACATTTGAGCTGGAAAAATAAATTTGGAGAAAAAGGGAACAAACAAACGGCTTTTCAGATATTGGTTGCAACTGACCCTTCTTTATTAGAAGAAGGAAAGGCTGATTTATGGACTTCCGGAAAAATACCTTCATCAGAATCCGTAATGATCAAATATGGTGGAAAAGATCTGGCCGGACATTCCCTGGTGTATTGGAAGGTCTGCGTTTGGGATGTAAATGATAGGATCATATGGAGTGAGCCGGCTGTTTTTGGAGCAGGCCTGTCGGAAAAAGAAATCCGGACAGCAACATACATAGGCTTTCCGGAAGCATCGGGCAATCCGCAAAGCCCTCTTTTGCGAAAACAGTTCAGTTATGACGGAAAAGTAAAAAACACACTTTTATACATTAACTCCCTGGGTTATCATGAAGTATATATCAATGGGACGAAAGTGGGTGATGACGTGCTTACTCCTGCTGTGTCACAATTAGATAAACGGTCATTATACAACACATATGATATTACTTCTTACGTAAAAAGAGGAGATAATGAAATGGTCATCTGGCTTGGGCAGGGCTGGTATCGTCCGGGATTGTTCGGTGCTCTTAGCACACCCCTTGTTAAGGCCTGGGTAAAGAAACAGGATGAAGGTAAATGGGATACATGGTTTGTTTCCGACCAGTCCTGGCAAGCGGCAGAAAGTGGCTATTCAGGTATCGGGACATGGCGTCCGCATCAATTTGGAGGTGAACGTATAGATGCATCCATGTTTCCGGACAATATGGAATCTTCATCCCTGGATAATCTGCAATGGTATCCTGTTGCCGAAATGAATGTCTCAGAACATGCCGTATCACCACAAATGGTTGAAGGAAACCGTATTACGGAAACCTTTCATGCTGCAAATGTCAAGCAACTTTCTGATGGTGCATGGCTGGCGGACATGGGAAAAGCATTTACCGGCTGTGTGGAAATAAAATTTCCGCCATTGGACAAGGGACAGGAAATAGTATTAACTTATTCAGATCACCTTAATCCGGAGGGAAATCCGGTAAATCAGAACCAGGAAGACCGTTATATTGCATCAGGCAGAAGAAATGAGATCTTCCGGAGTAAATTTAACTATCATGGGTTTCAATATCTGAAGATATCCAACCTGCCGGTTTCTCCAAAAATAGATGATATTACAGCCCGTCTCATCCAGACGGCCTTTAAACAGACATCTTCATTCCAATGTTCTGATGAAGATATGAATGCCATTCACGATATGGTTCAATATACGCTCCGGAATCTGAGCCTTGGCGGTTATCTGGTAGACTGCACTCAATTTGAACGTTTGGGTTATGGAGGAGACGGAAATGCTTCGACGGTAACCGCACAAACCATGTTCGATCTGTCTCCGTTATATGCAAACTGGATGCAGGCCTGGGCGGATTGTATCCGCGGAGACGGGAGTATGCCTCATACCGCTCCGAACCCTTATTCGGCAGGTGGTGGGCCGTATTGGTGTGGCTTTATTATTACAGCTTCATGGAATAGTTATGTAAATTACGCCGATCCCCGGTTCATGGAAGAATATTATCCGGTCATGCAACAGTGGTTGGGTTTTGTCGATCAATATATGGTAAACGGTTTGTTGGAACCATGGCCGTCTACCGAATACAGGAATTGGTATCTTGGAGACTGGGCTGTTCCGGAAAACGTGGATCAAACCAATCCCGCTTCAGTAGGTGTTGTGAACAATTGCTTTATCAGCGTTTGTTATGAGACGATGGAGAAAATTGCGAAATTTTTGGGAAAAGAAAATGATGTTAAAAAATATGCTGAACGGAAAAAACTTCTGCAAAAACGAATTCATGAACATTTTTATTCGGAAGAAAATGGCATTTATGCCACAGGCTCACAGATCGACCTTGCCTATCCTATGCTTTCCGGAGTTACTCCGGATTCATTGTTTGCAAAAGTCAAGCAAAGTTTGTTTGACGAAACGGAGCAAAACCGGCAGGGACATCTCGCCTGTGGATTGGTAGGTATTCCTGTTATTACGGAATGGGCGGTTAAAAACAGGCAACCGGACTTTATTTATACCATGCTGAAAAAGAGGGATTATCCGGGATATCTTTATATGATTGATAATGGAGCAACTGCGACATGGGAACATTGGAACGGAGAAAGGAGCAGGCTTCATAATTGTTACAATAGTATCGGTTCATGGTTCTACCAGGCAGTGGGGGGTATCCGTCCTGATGAAAAAGAGCCCGGTTATCGCAAGATATGGATAGACCCGCAAATCCCGGAAGGAATGACCTGGTGTAAAACAGCAAAAGAGACTCCGTATGGTGTTACCTCTGTTGAATGGACACTTACAGGTAACGTTTTGAATATGGAAATAGCCATACCGCCGGGAAGCAATGGGTGTGTCGTATTGGCGGATAAGGCAGATGAATACATCTTAAATGGGAATAAATTAAAAAATAAGGATAACATGGTTGTATTGGAAAATGGAAAACACCAGATTTCCTATGCATGGATAAAGGAGTAATCAATAATTATGTATAAGCGTATTACACTAAAAATAGGTTCCAATGTTTTGACATTGCCCGATGGCAATCCTAATGAGGCGCTCATTGCCAAACTGGTGGAACAAATGGTATATTTGAGGAAAGAGGGGATTGAAATTCTGTTAATATCTTCAGGAGCCGTAGCTTCAGGACGTAAGGTAATAAAGACGCCCAGGCATTGTGATGCTGTTTCATGCCGACAGTTATGGGCAGCAGTGGGGCAGGTGCGTTTGATTCAACTCTATGGTGAATTATTTGCACGTCACGATATGGTTTGTTCACAGGTGTTGGCGACCAAAGAGGATTTCCGGGACCGGCGGCATTTCCTGAACATGCGTAATTGCCTCGATGCCTTATTACATAATCATGTAATTCCGATCATTAATGAAAATGATGTCGTGTCGGTAACGGAACTGATGTTTACCGATAATGATGAATTATCCGGATTGATTACTGATATGATGGGTAGTGATGCCCTGATCATTTTGAGCAATATTGACGGGATTTATGACGGACTGCCTTCTGATCCGGCTTCAAAAGTGATTCCGGTGATTGAGCCGGATAACGCGACTGCTTCTAAATTTATAGCTCCCACCCAGTCGAATTTTGGCAGGGGTGGAATGCTGACTAAATTTGCCATAGCGAAGAAAGTAGCCTCGTCGGGAACTCCGGTACATATTGCTAATGGCTTTACAGAAGATATCCTTAAAAAAATAGTTTCCCGGGAAAAGGACATTGTACAGACACTCTTTACACCGGGACATAAGACCAGTACCATTAAAAAGTGGTTGTCCCATTCCGGTACTGATGTAAAAGGGTCGGTATATGTGAACCAGGGAGCAGCTTCTCGGTTGTCTGATCAACAGGCTGTCAGCTTATTGTTGGTTGGTGTTACCCGTATTGAAGGTGATTTTTTGAAAGGGGATGTGATTCAGATTGTTGATGAACAAAATTGTGTCATTGGATTGGGTCGTTCCGAATATAACGCTGAAACAGCGAAGAAAAAGATCGGGGAGCGTAATGCGAGGCCTATGATTCATTATGATTATTTGTACTTGAAATAATTGGAATGATGAAAGAGGAATTAGCCATTCACCATGATTTATCTAAAGAAGAGAAGTATAAAGAATTAATACCTCAACTAAAATCCTTGCTATCTTCCGAAACAGATTCAGTTGCTAATTATGCGAATGTTTCAGCCGCTTTAAAAGAGGCATTCGGCTTCTTCTGGGTCGGATTTTACAGGGTGGAAAATGATGAACTTTTATTAGGCCCTTTTCAGGGAAAGATCGCCTGTACACGTATCCAATACGGAAAAGGTGTGTGTGGGACCGCATGGAAAGAAAAGCGTACGATCATTGTTCCTGATGTTGAAAAGTTTGAAGGACATATTGCCTGTAATTCAGCATCCAGATCCGAGATCGTTGTTCCTGTGATCCGGAATGACCGGGTGTTAGCCGTACTTGATATTGATAGTGATGTTCCGGATGATTTTGATCCGGTCGATGCTGCTTACCTTGAGGAGATCATCAATTTACTTCCGTAAGAGATGATCTGATTTTATCTGTTTGTAACACTCCCAGAGTACAATTCCTGCACTCACAGACACATTGAAAGAGTGTTTTGTTCCGAACTGGGGAATTTCAATACAACCGTCACACAAGTTGATTATTTCCTGGTCTACACCACGTACTTCATTACCAAAAATAAATGCATAACGGGTATCCCTGTTGACCGTAAAGACATCCAACGATGTGCTGTTTTGGGTTTGTTCTATCCCCCAAACTGCATAACCATTGTTTTTTAAGCTTTCTATAGCCTGTATGGTTTGGTTGAAATATTGCCAGTCAACGGTATTTTCTGCACCTAAAGCTGTCTTATGGATTTCTTTATGTGGTGGAGTAGAGGAAATACCACATAAGTAAATTGATTCGATCAGGAAAGCATCGCTTGTCCGGAATACAGAACCTATATTGTGAAGACTACGCACATTATCCAGTACTACAATGACGGGTATTTTATCAGATTGCTTGAACTCATCGATTCCTTTCCGGTTCAATTCATCCATGCGCAATTTTTTCATTTTCTCCATAGGAACGACTTTAAAAATATATTGGCTGCAAAAATAATGATAACCAAAATACCACGTTATCTTCTGTAAAGAAAATGAAATGGAAAAGATAAACCTGAATATAATTTGTATTTTTGTGTGCAGAAAATCGTAACTATCAATATGTCGAAACGGATATTATTTCTTTTTTTTATATTCATTCTTGTTATATATCAGGGGTATGGTCAAATATCCGATTTGAATAAAAAACTATCACAGGCGCCTGATTCACTAAAAGCACTCATATTTCTTGATATTGCCCATCAATATGAATCCAATCATCAGGATAGTTGTGTTAAATATGCCCGTAAATCCACTTTATGGGCACAAAAAAATAATCAGGATACAGTTCTGATCAATGCAGAAAAGATACTTTACCGGATAGCCATAAAAAATAATGAATTGCAATCTGCTACTTCACACCAACAGAAGATACTCGATGCAGCATTACGTACAGGTAAATGGGATGTTGCGGCTCAAAGCTATTACCATCTTGGTGAAATATGGCAGTTCAGGAATAATTATGCAGAATCCATAGAAAATCTGAAAAAAGGATTGAAAATTGCAAAGCAGCAACCCCAAAAGGTTCTTTTGCGGGATTATTATATATTACTGATACAGGCATATACGAAACTGAATAATGCACAGGCTTTAAGTGAATATTATCCACTACTGATGGATGTGAGCAAAGAGATAGATATTTCCGGACTCAATGGTCAAATGGCTGAATTACAAAAAAAATATGAAGCCCTGTCCGTCATGCCGGAGATGATAAAATCTGATGAGAAACCCTCACGGAAAAATATGGATCCGATCTTCTTATGGGCTA containing:
- a CDS encoding TolC family protein, whose protein sequence is MNRFYWILLGYLTSLSLNLTAQQNNNTKYIFTLDEVIQLAKDQSLDGIAAKHSFRASYYSFRAYKADYLPKLTLNTSPTTYNHSIRQVESVVNEEYQTREVETNTFSTTAGLSLSQNIGWTGGNISLNSDFSRFHNMNDDSDEARQYTTAPIKLQLRQPLNGYNSLKWQKKIEPLKFQEAKQNYIVSMEQVASNAVSYFFALAQAQIELRMAETNYKNAGELYEIAKGRYQIGTIAEDALLQMELRYMQAESNLNNAKMNIEVRQSRLRSFLGFKDNIDIELEINPEVPSMKIPYNKALEYALDQSPDIISYNRRILEAEQSMASAKANKGITMNLNASFGLNKTGYEFKDAYKPKFDDQEGVALSITVPILDWNQAKDRYRNAKSNMEMVETQMQQAETDFRQEIYLQVMQFNMQEDQLRIAAKADTIAQKGYEVSRQRYLNGKVSVTDLNIADSEKDAATKSYIGALQTYWSYFYTVRRITLYDFIKNEPLEEDFSLIVGE
- a CDS encoding ABC transporter permease translates to MLFFKRYLHDILIAVESILSNKLRSILTALGIIFGVAAVISMMAIGNGAQQEILEQIKMVGVNNIVISPLLPQEEEESSGEESSADAGQKKKFSRGLTIDDLHAIQKFVPSVKVTSPEITFNSYVIQHGIREQAKIVGISKEFFQLYDIPLEKGTIFDVHQEENGLAVCVIGANIRSRFFSQSEPIGQYIKFGDVWLKIIGVLQRNSISVTGHQQTGVNVINDNIYIPAKTMLMRFKNRALANQKSTGTTVRRGRMVASVSTSETQKNYHQLDRIVVQVQETEQITPTVDVLSRMLLRRHSDVKDFEITVPELLLKQQRRTNEIFNIVLGAIAGISLLVGGIGIMNIMFASVMERIKEIGTRMAIGAKKKDIIVQFLSEAVLISVIGGLIGVIVGVVASWLITKFSGILTIVSFTSILVSFLFSATIGIIFGYSPAKRASKRDPIESLRYE
- a CDS encoding efflux RND transporter periplasmic adaptor subunit; this translates as MKKRYIWWGVAAILIIIAIVWFSRSRKKADVALMSEVMGGEFEVLVTVTGELQAKNSENIMAPAELRSGVFRFGDYKIQDLIAEGTVVDSGQIVATLDRTTAANSLEDVKDAIEQAESKCLTTRLDTTMTLQGLRDDLLNKQFAVEEAEIKLEQSKFEPPATIRQAQIDVDKAQRSLAQSEANYRLKVQQAKANMNDADINLSRHLRRRQQMLDVLEMFTIRAPKKGMVIYFREWGGQKRKTGSTISPWDLIVATLPDLSVMISKTYVNEIDISKVKAGQQVRIGVDAFPEKKFTGSITQVANIGEQLANTDAKVFEVTIQVNEYDPILRPSMTTSNAIVINTLQDVKFVSLDAVFSQDSIPFVYTKNNTKQVVVLGESNENQVVVEQGLNVGDKVHISVPENSENWKLTGEDLIPIIKERALLKKKEKEEMERKAEEEQKKRQNGGRRGGPMPQGTPQPVGNLN
- a CDS encoding carboxypeptidase-like regulatory domain-containing protein, translated to MKIIRIFMVTILVGWMITCTKKTDSTLKNQITGNVEVYHISGDKIGTADHVSVKIFNTDHYIIKETVTDQNGIYIVDNLSPGIYYVKISDDRYYSKPGSDILQFSVSENTSRDLSAIKLDTYKIYPKSTAGIKSITWRQSDKSDHQVMLDIIFDHLDLSMYDKYVFVYFFIGHDEHVSKTNYQGKIYPSADNGYISGYHMARIPVEEIINNQVNGYQDNNFCRWMDGSLCYPKQPTHLAMYVSTASGYGEEGSSGEDEYSGIGHIRFVKNIDDLHDCF
- a CDS encoding glycoside hydrolase family 78 protein translates to MLRNILFIVFPVIFLIHACVNPSRQIYDLRCENLENPLSITHTTPHLSWKNKFGEKGNKQTAFQILVATDPSLLEEGKADLWTSGKIPSSESVMIKYGGKDLAGHSLVYWKVCVWDVNDRIIWSEPAVFGAGLSEKEIRTATYIGFPEASGNPQSPLLRKQFSYDGKVKNTLLYINSLGYHEVYINGTKVGDDVLTPAVSQLDKRSLYNTYDITSYVKRGDNEMVIWLGQGWYRPGLFGALSTPLVKAWVKKQDEGKWDTWFVSDQSWQAAESGYSGIGTWRPHQFGGERIDASMFPDNMESSSLDNLQWYPVAEMNVSEHAVSPQMVEGNRITETFHAANVKQLSDGAWLADMGKAFTGCVEIKFPPLDKGQEIVLTYSDHLNPEGNPVNQNQEDRYIASGRRNEIFRSKFNYHGFQYLKISNLPVSPKIDDITARLIQTAFKQTSSFQCSDEDMNAIHDMVQYTLRNLSLGGYLVDCTQFERLGYGGDGNASTVTAQTMFDLSPLYANWMQAWADCIRGDGSMPHTAPNPYSAGGGPYWCGFIITASWNSYVNYADPRFMEEYYPVMQQWLGFVDQYMVNGLLEPWPSTEYRNWYLGDWAVPENVDQTNPASVGVVNNCFISVCYETMEKIAKFLGKENDVKKYAERKKLLQKRIHEHFYSEENGIYATGSQIDLAYPMLSGVTPDSLFAKVKQSLFDETEQNRQGHLACGLVGIPVITEWAVKNRQPDFIYTMLKKRDYPGYLYMIDNGATATWEHWNGERSRLHNCYNSIGSWFYQAVGGIRPDEKEPGYRKIWIDPQIPEGMTWCKTAKETPYGVTSVEWTLTGNVLNMEIAIPPGSNGCVVLADKADEYILNGNKLKNKDNMVVLENGKHQISYAWIKE
- the proB gene encoding glutamate 5-kinase produces the protein MYKRITLKIGSNVLTLPDGNPNEALIAKLVEQMVYLRKEGIEILLISSGAVASGRKVIKTPRHCDAVSCRQLWAAVGQVRLIQLYGELFARHDMVCSQVLATKEDFRDRRHFLNMRNCLDALLHNHVIPIINENDVVSVTELMFTDNDELSGLITDMMGSDALIILSNIDGIYDGLPSDPASKVIPVIEPDNATASKFIAPTQSNFGRGGMLTKFAIAKKVASSGTPVHIANGFTEDILKKIVSREKDIVQTLFTPGHKTSTIKKWLSHSGTDVKGSVYVNQGAASRLSDQQAVSLLLVGVTRIEGDFLKGDVIQIVDEQNCVIGLGRSEYNAETAKKKIGERNARPMIHYDYLYLK
- a CDS encoding GAF domain-containing protein, which gives rise to MKEELAIHHDLSKEEKYKELIPQLKSLLSSETDSVANYANVSAALKEAFGFFWVGFYRVENDELLLGPFQGKIACTRIQYGKGVCGTAWKEKRTIIVPDVEKFEGHIACNSASRSEIVVPVIRNDRVLAVLDIDSDVPDDFDPVDAAYLEEIINLLP
- a CDS encoding RNA methyltransferase, with the translated sequence MKKLRMDELNRKGIDEFKQSDKIPVIVVLDNVRSLHNIGSVFRTSDAFLIESIYLCGISSTPPHKEIHKTALGAENTVDWQYFNQTIQAIESLKNNGYAVWGIEQTQNSTSLDVFTVNRDTRYAFIFGNEVRGVDQEIINLCDGCIEIPQFGTKHSFNVSVSAGIVLWECYKQIKSDHLLRK